Proteins encoded within one genomic window of Hevea brasiliensis isolate MT/VB/25A 57/8 chromosome 8, ASM3005281v1, whole genome shotgun sequence:
- the LOC110641081 gene encoding uncharacterized protein LOC110641081 isoform X2 has translation MSGKIVQNVFVAQNRLFGTQYRRDCCAPYTHNSLPFCGGKLAWTSLSSMQMHTLAKYQRGFVNRGTVYCNAASSTTAVPYLDKVDFLKLQNGSDIRGVAVSGVEGEPITLTEPVTEAIAAGFAAWLLEKKKADVHRPLRVSIGHDSRISAQMLQDAVSQGIAGAGLVVIQYGLASTPAMFNSTLTVDEAFLCPVDGAIMITASHLPYNRNGFKFFTNDGGLGKADIKDILERAADIYNNFTNESLMKSKRQACESVKKVDYMTVYTSDLVKAVRKAAGNIEKPLEGFHIIVDAGNGAGGFFSAKVLQPLGAITNGSQFLEPDGLFPNHIPNPEDKVAMKAITQAVLQNKADLGIIFDTDVDRSAAVDSTGREFNRNRLIALMSAIVLEEHPGTTIVTDSVTSDGLTTFIEKKLGGKHHRFKRGYKNVIDEAIRLNSIGEESHLAIETSGHGALKENHWLDDGAYLMVKLLNKLASARASGVGGGSKVLTNLVEGLQEPAVAVELRLKIIQNHPDLKGGSFREYGEAVLKHLENSVDLDPKLQKAPVNYEGVRASGYGGWFLLRLSLHDPVLPLNIEAPSNDDAVKLGLSVASAVKEFAALDTSALDKFIQP, from the exons ATGTCGGGGAAGATTGTCCAAAATGTTTTTGTAGCACAGAATAGGCTGTTCGGGACCCAATACCGAAGGGACTGTTGTGCCCCTTATACCCACAACTCGCTTCCCTTCTGTGGAGGGAAGTTGGCATGGACTAGCTTATCCTCCATGCAAATGCATACCTTAGCAAAATACCAGAGGGGTTTTGTTAACCGAGGAACTGTATACTGCAATG CTGCTTCATCTACAACTGCAGTGCCATATCTCGACAAAGTTGATTTCCTGAAGCTTCAAAATGGCAG TGATATTAGAGGGGTGGCTGTTTCTGGTGTTGAGGGTGAACCTATTACCCTTACCGAACCAGTTACCGAGGCAATAGCAGCTGGCTTTGCAGCATGGTTATTGGAAAAGAAAAAGGCCGATGTGCATCGGCCTTTGAGAGTTTCTATTGGTCATGATTCCCGGATATCTGCACAAATGCTACAG GATGCTGTTTCTCAAGGTATTGCTGGTGCAGGCCTGGTTGTTATTCAGTATGG ATTGGCATCCACCCCAGCAATGTTTAATAGCACACTCACTGTAGATGAAGCATTTTTATGTCCAGTTGATGGGGCTATAATGATAACAG CTAGTCATCTTCCTTACAATCGGAATGGTTTCAAATTCTTCACCAATGATGGAGGGCTTGGGAAGGCTGACATTAAAGACATTTTGGAACGTGCTGCAGATATATATAATAACTTTACAAATGAAAGTTTAATGAAGTCAAAAAGACAGGCTTGTGAATCAGTAAAGAAAGTTGATTACATGACAGTGTACACATCTGATCTTGTGAAGGCAGTCCGTAAAGCTGCAGGAAATATAG AGAAGCCATTGGAGGGGTTCCATATAATTGTTGATGCAGGAAATGGAGCAGGAGGATTTTTTTCT GCAAAAGTTCTTCAGCCTTTAGGGGCTATCACTAATGGCAGTCAGTTCTTGGAACCAGATG GTTTGTTTCCTAATCATATTCCCAACCCGGAGGACAAGGTAGCAATGAAAGCTATCACCCAAGCAGTCCTTCAAAACAAGGCTGATCTGGGGATCATATTTGATACTGATGTTGACAG ATCTGCTGCTGTGGATTCTACTGGTCGTGAGTTCAACCGGAATCGTCTTATTGCTTTAATGTCTGCAATAGTTCTGGAGGAA CATCCAGGAACAACTATTGTTACAGACAGTGTGACTTCAGATGGCCTGACTACATTTATTGAAAAGAAACTTG GGGGAAAGCACCATCGGTTCAAGAGAGGCTATAAAAATGTCATTGACGAAGCTATTCGTTTG AACTCGATTGGTGAGGAGTCACATCTAGCTATTGAAACAAGCGGGCATGGAGCTCTCAAGGAAAATCACTGGCTAGATGATGGTGCTTACCTAATG GTCAAACTTTTGAATAAACTGGCTTCAGCCAGAGCATCAGGAGTTGGTGGTGGCAGCAAAGTGTTGACCAATCTGGTAGAGGGTCTACAGGAACCAGCAGTTGCTGTAGAATTGAGACTTAAAATCATTCAGAATCATCCAGATCTTAAAGGAGG ATCTTTCCGGGAATATGGAGAGGCTGTGCTAAAACACTTGGAGAACTCCGTGGATTTAGACCCAAAGCTTCAGAAAGCTCCTGTCAACTATGAAGGG GTTCGAGCTTCTGGTTATGGTGGGTGGTTCCTTCTTAGACTCTCGCTTCATGATCCTGTTCTTCCCCTTAACATTGAG GCACCTAGCAATGATGATGCTGTGAAACTTGGACTTTCTGTTGCTTCTGCTGTGAAGGAGTTTGCTGCTCTGGATACATCTGCCTTGGACAAATTTATCCAACCATGA
- the LOC110641081 gene encoding uncharacterized protein LOC110641081 isoform X3 yields MAAASSTTAVPYLDKVDFLKLQNGSDIRGVAVSGVEGEPITLTEPVTEAIAAGFAAWLLEKKKADVHRPLRVSIGHDSRISAQMLQDAVSQGIAGAGLVVIQYGLASTPAMFNSTLTVDEAFLCPVDGAIMITASHLPYNRNGFKFFTNDGGLGKADIKDILERAADIYNNFTNESLMKSKRQACESVKKVDYMTVYTSDLVKAVRKAAGNIEKPLEGFHIIVDAGNGAGGFFSAKVLQPLGAITNGSQFLEPDGLFPNHIPNPEDKVAMKAITQAVLQNKADLGIIFDTDVDRSAAVDSTGREFNRNRLIALMSAIVLEEHPGTTIVTDSVTSDGLTTFIEKKLGGKHHRFKRGYKNVIDEAIRLNSIGEESHLAIETSGHGALKENHWLDDGAYLMVKLLNKLASARASGVGGGSKVLTNLVEGLQEPAVAVELRLKIIQNHPDLKGGSFREYGEAVLKHLENSVDLDPKLQKAPVNYEGVRASGYGGWFLLRLSLHDPVLPLNIEAPSNDDAVKLGLSVASAVKEFAALDTSALDKFIQP; encoded by the exons ATGGCGG CTGCTTCATCTACAACTGCAGTGCCATATCTCGACAAAGTTGATTTCCTGAAGCTTCAAAATGGCAG TGATATTAGAGGGGTGGCTGTTTCTGGTGTTGAGGGTGAACCTATTACCCTTACCGAACCAGTTACCGAGGCAATAGCAGCTGGCTTTGCAGCATGGTTATTGGAAAAGAAAAAGGCCGATGTGCATCGGCCTTTGAGAGTTTCTATTGGTCATGATTCCCGGATATCTGCACAAATGCTACAG GATGCTGTTTCTCAAGGTATTGCTGGTGCAGGCCTGGTTGTTATTCAGTATGG ATTGGCATCCACCCCAGCAATGTTTAATAGCACACTCACTGTAGATGAAGCATTTTTATGTCCAGTTGATGGGGCTATAATGATAACAG CTAGTCATCTTCCTTACAATCGGAATGGTTTCAAATTCTTCACCAATGATGGAGGGCTTGGGAAGGCTGACATTAAAGACATTTTGGAACGTGCTGCAGATATATATAATAACTTTACAAATGAAAGTTTAATGAAGTCAAAAAGACAGGCTTGTGAATCAGTAAAGAAAGTTGATTACATGACAGTGTACACATCTGATCTTGTGAAGGCAGTCCGTAAAGCTGCAGGAAATATAG AGAAGCCATTGGAGGGGTTCCATATAATTGTTGATGCAGGAAATGGAGCAGGAGGATTTTTTTCT GCAAAAGTTCTTCAGCCTTTAGGGGCTATCACTAATGGCAGTCAGTTCTTGGAACCAGATG GTTTGTTTCCTAATCATATTCCCAACCCGGAGGACAAGGTAGCAATGAAAGCTATCACCCAAGCAGTCCTTCAAAACAAGGCTGATCTGGGGATCATATTTGATACTGATGTTGACAG ATCTGCTGCTGTGGATTCTACTGGTCGTGAGTTCAACCGGAATCGTCTTATTGCTTTAATGTCTGCAATAGTTCTGGAGGAA CATCCAGGAACAACTATTGTTACAGACAGTGTGACTTCAGATGGCCTGACTACATTTATTGAAAAGAAACTTG GGGGAAAGCACCATCGGTTCAAGAGAGGCTATAAAAATGTCATTGACGAAGCTATTCGTTTG AACTCGATTGGTGAGGAGTCACATCTAGCTATTGAAACAAGCGGGCATGGAGCTCTCAAGGAAAATCACTGGCTAGATGATGGTGCTTACCTAATG GTCAAACTTTTGAATAAACTGGCTTCAGCCAGAGCATCAGGAGTTGGTGGTGGCAGCAAAGTGTTGACCAATCTGGTAGAGGGTCTACAGGAACCAGCAGTTGCTGTAGAATTGAGACTTAAAATCATTCAGAATCATCCAGATCTTAAAGGAGG ATCTTTCCGGGAATATGGAGAGGCTGTGCTAAAACACTTGGAGAACTCCGTGGATTTAGACCCAAAGCTTCAGAAAGCTCCTGTCAACTATGAAGGG GTTCGAGCTTCTGGTTATGGTGGGTGGTTCCTTCTTAGACTCTCGCTTCATGATCCTGTTCTTCCCCTTAACATTGAG GCACCTAGCAATGATGATGCTGTGAAACTTGGACTTTCTGTTGCTTCTGCTGTGAAGGAGTTTGCTGCTCTGGATACATCTGCCTTGGACAAATTTATCCAACCATGA
- the LOC110641088 gene encoding GCN5-related N-acetyltransferase 4, chloroplastic — protein MRSIPLGIAVSPTSINNKLNFNFKKQQKQQQQQQQQQQQSFFNCSSCRVSHEPSLSPLSKSGVCRASQVVELFPTVSPEIVVREARLEDCWEVAETHCSSFFPDYSFPLDFVLRIDRLVGMLSGFSIPNGCKRTCLVAVVGNSGDVSFCFGSEDFKIGGFDGKFSLNRGYVTGILTVDTVADFLPRKGPLRQRRTGIAYISNVAVRERYRRKGIAKRLIAKAEAQARSWGCRAIALHCDLNNPGATKLYKGQGFKCIKVPEGANWPQPRTSPDMKFNFMMKLLKTPTTT, from the exons ATGCGGTCCATACCTTTGGGAATTGCAGTGTCCCCTACCTCCATAAACAAcaaacttaattttaatttcaagaaaCAGCaaaagcagcagcagcagcagcagcagcagcaacaacAGTCCTTCTTTAACTGTTCTTCTTGTAGGGTTTCTCATGAACCCTCTCTCTCCCCTCTCTCCAAATCAG GAGTATGCCGAGCGAGTCAAGTGGTTGAATTATTCCCTACTGTGTCTCCCGAGATTGTTGTGAGGGAGGCAAGGCTAGAGGATTGTTGGGAAGTGGCAGAGACGCACTGCAGCTCCTTCTTCCCTGACTATTCTTTCCCCCTGGATTTTGTGTTGAGGATTGACAGGCTGGTGGGGATGTTATCAGGATTCTCTATACCAAATGGTTGCAAGAGAACTTGTCTGGTTGCTGTCGTTGGTAACTCAGGTGATGTGTCTTTCTGCTTTGGAAGTGAAGATTTCAAAATTGGAGGTTTTGATGGGAAATTCAGTCTCAATAGAGGATATGTTACTGGAATATTGACTGTGGATACAGTGGCTGATTTTCTTCCAAGAAAAGGCCCACTTCGGCAAAGAAG GACTGGAATTGCATATATATCAAACGTTGCAGTTCGGGAGAGATATCGACGGAAGGGGATAGCTAAGAGACTTATAGCAAAAGCAGAGGCTCAGGCCAGGAGCTGGGGCTGTCGCGCCATTGCATTGCATTGTGATCTGAACAATCCTGGGGCTACAAAACTATACAAAGGCCAAGGTTTCAAATGTATTAAGGTACCAGAAGGAGCAAACTGGCCCCAGCCGAGGACCTCTCCAGATATGAAATTCAACTTCATGATGAAGCTTCTGAAAACCCCAACAACCACTTAG
- the LOC110641081 gene encoding uncharacterized protein LOC110641081 isoform X1 yields the protein MAAMSGKIVQNVFVAQNRLFGTQYRRDCCAPYTHNSLPFCGGKLAWTSLSSMQMHTLAKYQRGFVNRGTVYCNAASSTTAVPYLDKVDFLKLQNGSDIRGVAVSGVEGEPITLTEPVTEAIAAGFAAWLLEKKKADVHRPLRVSIGHDSRISAQMLQDAVSQGIAGAGLVVIQYGLASTPAMFNSTLTVDEAFLCPVDGAIMITASHLPYNRNGFKFFTNDGGLGKADIKDILERAADIYNNFTNESLMKSKRQACESVKKVDYMTVYTSDLVKAVRKAAGNIEKPLEGFHIIVDAGNGAGGFFSAKVLQPLGAITNGSQFLEPDGLFPNHIPNPEDKVAMKAITQAVLQNKADLGIIFDTDVDRSAAVDSTGREFNRNRLIALMSAIVLEEHPGTTIVTDSVTSDGLTTFIEKKLGGKHHRFKRGYKNVIDEAIRLNSIGEESHLAIETSGHGALKENHWLDDGAYLMVKLLNKLASARASGVGGGSKVLTNLVEGLQEPAVAVELRLKIIQNHPDLKGGSFREYGEAVLKHLENSVDLDPKLQKAPVNYEGVRASGYGGWFLLRLSLHDPVLPLNIEAPSNDDAVKLGLSVASAVKEFAALDTSALDKFIQP from the exons ATGGCGG CAATGTCGGGGAAGATTGTCCAAAATGTTTTTGTAGCACAGAATAGGCTGTTCGGGACCCAATACCGAAGGGACTGTTGTGCCCCTTATACCCACAACTCGCTTCCCTTCTGTGGAGGGAAGTTGGCATGGACTAGCTTATCCTCCATGCAAATGCATACCTTAGCAAAATACCAGAGGGGTTTTGTTAACCGAGGAACTGTATACTGCAATG CTGCTTCATCTACAACTGCAGTGCCATATCTCGACAAAGTTGATTTCCTGAAGCTTCAAAATGGCAG TGATATTAGAGGGGTGGCTGTTTCTGGTGTTGAGGGTGAACCTATTACCCTTACCGAACCAGTTACCGAGGCAATAGCAGCTGGCTTTGCAGCATGGTTATTGGAAAAGAAAAAGGCCGATGTGCATCGGCCTTTGAGAGTTTCTATTGGTCATGATTCCCGGATATCTGCACAAATGCTACAG GATGCTGTTTCTCAAGGTATTGCTGGTGCAGGCCTGGTTGTTATTCAGTATGG ATTGGCATCCACCCCAGCAATGTTTAATAGCACACTCACTGTAGATGAAGCATTTTTATGTCCAGTTGATGGGGCTATAATGATAACAG CTAGTCATCTTCCTTACAATCGGAATGGTTTCAAATTCTTCACCAATGATGGAGGGCTTGGGAAGGCTGACATTAAAGACATTTTGGAACGTGCTGCAGATATATATAATAACTTTACAAATGAAAGTTTAATGAAGTCAAAAAGACAGGCTTGTGAATCAGTAAAGAAAGTTGATTACATGACAGTGTACACATCTGATCTTGTGAAGGCAGTCCGTAAAGCTGCAGGAAATATAG AGAAGCCATTGGAGGGGTTCCATATAATTGTTGATGCAGGAAATGGAGCAGGAGGATTTTTTTCT GCAAAAGTTCTTCAGCCTTTAGGGGCTATCACTAATGGCAGTCAGTTCTTGGAACCAGATG GTTTGTTTCCTAATCATATTCCCAACCCGGAGGACAAGGTAGCAATGAAAGCTATCACCCAAGCAGTCCTTCAAAACAAGGCTGATCTGGGGATCATATTTGATACTGATGTTGACAG ATCTGCTGCTGTGGATTCTACTGGTCGTGAGTTCAACCGGAATCGTCTTATTGCTTTAATGTCTGCAATAGTTCTGGAGGAA CATCCAGGAACAACTATTGTTACAGACAGTGTGACTTCAGATGGCCTGACTACATTTATTGAAAAGAAACTTG GGGGAAAGCACCATCGGTTCAAGAGAGGCTATAAAAATGTCATTGACGAAGCTATTCGTTTG AACTCGATTGGTGAGGAGTCACATCTAGCTATTGAAACAAGCGGGCATGGAGCTCTCAAGGAAAATCACTGGCTAGATGATGGTGCTTACCTAATG GTCAAACTTTTGAATAAACTGGCTTCAGCCAGAGCATCAGGAGTTGGTGGTGGCAGCAAAGTGTTGACCAATCTGGTAGAGGGTCTACAGGAACCAGCAGTTGCTGTAGAATTGAGACTTAAAATCATTCAGAATCATCCAGATCTTAAAGGAGG ATCTTTCCGGGAATATGGAGAGGCTGTGCTAAAACACTTGGAGAACTCCGTGGATTTAGACCCAAAGCTTCAGAAAGCTCCTGTCAACTATGAAGGG GTTCGAGCTTCTGGTTATGGTGGGTGGTTCCTTCTTAGACTCTCGCTTCATGATCCTGTTCTTCCCCTTAACATTGAG GCACCTAGCAATGATGATGCTGTGAAACTTGGACTTTCTGTTGCTTCTGCTGTGAAGGAGTTTGCTGCTCTGGATACATCTGCCTTGGACAAATTTATCCAACCATGA
- the LOC110641089 gene encoding ubiquitin-like protein 5, whose translation MLEVVLNDRLGKKVRVKCNDDDTIGDLKKLVAAQTGTRAEKIRIQKWYTVYKDHITLKDYEIHDGMGLELYYN comes from the coding sequence ATGTTGGAGGTGGTGTTGAACGATCGCTTAGGGAAGAAGGTGAGAGTTAAGTGCAACGATGATGACACCATCGGCGACCTTAAGAAACTCGTAGCTGCGCAGACCGGTACCCGAGCCGAGAAGATCCGAATCCAGAAGTGGTACACTGTTTACAAAGATCATATCACTCTCAAGGACTACGAGATTCATGACGGAATGGGTCTCGAGCTCTACTACAATTAA